One genomic region from Phragmites australis chromosome 1, lpPhrAust1.1, whole genome shotgun sequence encodes:
- the LOC133919195 gene encoding myosin-17-like isoform X6, whose amino-acid sequence MASMSNIVIGSHVWVEDKDFAWVDGEVFRIDGQNAHVRTTKGKTVIANTSDIHPKDTEASPDGVDDMTRLSYLHEPGVLDNLAVRYAKNIIYTYTGNILIAINPFQRLPNLVDVRTMEKYKGANLGDLEPHVFAIADVSYRQMINEGKSNSILVSGESGAGKTETTKLLMRYLAFLGGRSVTGARTVEQQVLESNPVLEAFGNAKTVRNNNSSRFGKFVEIQFGKSGKISGAAIRTYLLERSRVCQINSPERNYHCFYFLCAAPSEDLKKYKLGDPSSFHYLNQSTCIKVDGINDAEEYLATRNAMDTVGITEQEQEAIFRVVAAVLHLGNINFVKGREVDSSIIKDDKSRFHLNTAGELLMCDCEKLENALINREINTPEGVITTTVGPHSATISRDGLAKQIYSRLFDWLVNRINASIGQDPDSNQLIGVLDIYGFESFKTNSFEQLCINFTNEKLQQHFNQNVFKMEQEEYTREQINWSYIEFVDNQDVLDLIEKKPGGIIALLDEACMFPKSTHETLSQKLYEKFKSHKRFAKPKLSRTAFTIQHYAGDVIYQSDQFLDKNKDYVVAEHQELLYASKCSFVSGLFPPVTEENTKSSKSSIATRFKMQLHELMETLSSTEPHYIRCIKPNSVLKPAIFENTNVLQQLRCSGVLEAIRISCAGYPTRKLFHDFLHRFRILSPEILKENNDEKVACQKILDKIGLQGYQIGRTKVFLRAGQMAELDARRTEMRNNAARGVQSQFRTHVAREQFLILRNTSICLQSFVRARLACKLHELLRQQAAALKIQKNTRWYFAWKTYCQLRLSATTLQTGLRAMAARNEFNFRKQNKASIHIQSRWRCHRDYSNYIKLKRAALTYQCAWRRRVARKELRKLRMAARDTQALKVAKEKLEERVEELTSRLGLEKKLRTDLEKSKAEEVSKLQAALHEMEQRVEEVTAMQERESAKKAVEEALVQEREKISLLTTEIEGLKALLVAEREENDLTKKAHANALEGNEELNKKVKDAEEKIKQFSDIVQRLEVTVREGEALLLTERQQSEAVSTALAESQARNEALVSKLEDAVKQNDLLHEAIKRFEEAMANLESSLSVEKQQHEASVVELTEAREKIEELQREVGDTDEKSTMLQTTIQRLEERLREKDDLLTTERQESEATKQLLSESQDRNQELLNKIEDAEKNIAHFQDTIQRHEEIMTVLETSLRTERQQNDAMMKQLADSQGEIGELQKKLEDADGRSSLLQDSLQRLEQDGTAKDALLLTEKQAHEGTQKTLTEAQERNEELLKKIHDDDKHILQLQFTIQRLEENTVANENLLLREREQNDTTTKAHIESQERYEELLKKFVDVDRKIDLLQDTIERLGENTTTKDALLLSERHEKDATKKALAEAEEKNEELQMKVEYANEKIDHLQNTINKLQENIAAKDVSLEASMQENSTIRKSLAEAQERNDELLKKISDSEYRIHLLQDTVQKLQVDAISRLSSFVMEKQESDAAKRAVTEAHERNEDLLKRNEDLLKRNDDLIKKIEESGKIVAQLQEALQRLERKAANLEAENQVLRQQATATPPSTAKSSASRSKITRIHRSPENGHILNGDIKQTEMKPSTGTSEAIPPSVGNVPDLSNQKDFEHGEKLQRVLNQKYQHQQPQDDQQWLLTCISQYLGFSGSKPVAALLIYQCILHWRSFEAMKTNVFDSILQTINSATEAQNDMRTLAYWLSNLSTLTVLLQRSFKTTRTAISTPQRRRFSSERIFHANQTSNAGLAYLSGQSVVGSGGLPQVEAKYPALLFKQQLVDLIEKVYGMISDSVKKELNPLLELCIQDPRTSHSSLAKGHLNGMAQQNQLAHWLGIVKILNSYLDVLRANHVPSILVHKLFTQIFSLIDVQLFNRLLLRRECCSFSNGEYVRAGLAELKHWSDNAAREFAGSAWEALRHIRQAVDFLVISLKPMRTLREIHTDVCPALSIQQLERIVSMYWDDVNGTNTISAEFTSSLKAAVHEESNTVTTFSILLDDDSSIPFSLDDITKTLPVIEVADDDLLSFVHENPSFAFLLQRE is encoded by the exons ATG GCTTCGATGTCAAACATTGTTATAGGCTCTCATGTATGGGTGGAAGATAAAGATTTTGCCTGGGTTGATGGTGAGGTCTTCCGAATTGATGGTCAAAATGCCCATGTTCGCACAACCAAGGGAAAGACG GTCATTGCAAATACATCGGATATACACCCTAAAGATACAGAAGCATCTCCGGATGGAGTTGATGACATGACAAGGTTATCATACTTGCATGAGCCTGGTGTTCTAGATAACCTGGCTGTCAGATATgccaaaaatataatttat ACCTACACTGGCAATATTTTGATTGCAATAAATCCATTCCAAAGACTGCCTAATCTGGTTGATGTCCGTACTATGGAAAAATACAAAGGTGCAAATCTTGGTGACCTAGAACCTCATGTATTTGCAATAGCCGACGTCTCTTATAG GCAAATGATAAATGAAGGAAAGAGTAACTCCATTTTGGTCAGTGGTGAAAGTGGTGCTGGTAAGACTGAAACTACAAAGTTATTGATGAGATATCTTGCATTTCTGGGTGGGCGATCTGTAACAGGAGCGAGGACAGTTGAACAGCAAGTTTTAGAA TCTAACCCAGTCCTTGAAGCTTTTGGGAATGCAAAAACTGTTCgaaacaacaattcaag TCGATTTGGTAAATTTGTTGAAATCCAATTTGGCAAGAGTGGAAAGATATCTGGTGCTGCCATTAGAACTTACTTGCTTGAGAGATCTCGAGTCTGCCAAATTAATAGCCCAGAGAGAAACTACCATTGCTTTTACTTCTTGTGTGCAGCACCATCAGAG GATCTAAAGAAGTATAAGCTGGGGGACCCATCTTCGTTTCACTATCTCAATCAGTCAACATGCATCAAAGTTGATGGGATTAATGATGCTGAAGAATATCTTGCAACAAGAAATGCAATGGATACTGTTGGCATCACTGAGCAAGAACAG GAAGCTATATTCCGGGTTGTTGCTGCTGTGCTTCATCTTGGAAACATTAACTTTGTGAAAGGGAGAGAGGTAGATTCATCTATAATAAAGGATGACAAATCTAGATTCCATCTTAATACAGCAGGAGAGCTCTTGAT GTGTGATTGTGAGAAGTTGGAGAATGCCTTGATAAATAGGGAAATAAATACACCAGAAGGAGTGATTACCACTACAGTTGGTCCTCATTCTGCTACTATTAGCCGGGATGGTTTAGCAAAACAGATATACTCTCGATTATTTGACTG GCTTGTAAATAGAATAAATGCATCAATAGGACAAGACCCAGACTCGAACCAACTGATTGGGGTACTTGATATATATGGCTTTGAAAGTTTTAAAACTAACAG TTTTGAACAACTATGCATCAATTTTACCAATGAAAAACTCCAGCAACATTTTAACCAG AATGTCTTTAAAATGGAGCAGGAAGAGTACACAAGGGAGCAGATTAATTGGAGTTACATAGAGTTTGTTGACAACCAAGATGTACTTGACTTGATTGAGAAG AAACCAGGTGGAATTATTGCACTTCTTGATGAAGCCTG CATGTTCCCAAAGTCGACACATGAGACATTATCTCAGAAGCTGTATGAAAAGTTCAAGAGCCACAAAAGATTTGCCAAACCAAAGCTTTCTCGTACTGCATTTACAATTCAACATTATGCTGGAGAT GTAATATATCAATCTGATCAATTCCTGGACAAAAACAAAGACTATGTGGTAGCAGAGCATCAGGAATTACTTTATGCTTCCAAGTGTTCTTTTGTATCAGGGTTATTTCCACCAGTGACAGAAGAGAAcacaaaatcatcaaaatcctCAATTGCGACTCGCTTTAAG ATGCAActtcatgagctcatggagacTTTGAGCTCTACGGAACCACATTACATTAGATGTATAAAACCAAATAGTGTTCTTAAGCCTGCCATTTTTGAGAACACCAACGTTCTGCAGCAGCTTCGATGTTCA GGTGTTCTTGAAGCCATTAGAATCAGCTGCGCTGGATATCCCACTAGGAAACTATTTCATGATTTTCTTCATCGCTTTCGCATTCTTTCTCCTGAAATTCTGAAAGAAAA CAATGATGAAAAAGTTGCCTGTCAAAAGATTTTGGACAAAATAGGACTTCAGGGTTATCAG ATAGGAAGAACTAAGGTATTCCTGAGAGCTGGTCAAATGGCTGAACTGGATGCTAGAAGAACAGAGATGCGAAATAATGCAGCCAGAGGTGTTCAGAGTCAATTCCGTACTCATGTTGCTCGTGAGCAGTTCCTAATACTACGGAACACGTCTATTTGTTTGCAATCCTTTGTTAGAG CAAGATTGGCTTGTAAGCTACACGAACTCCTGAGACAGCAAGCAGCAGCACTGAAGATTCAGAAAAACACCCGATGGTATTTTGCATGGAAAACTTACTGTCAACTACGCTTGTCAGCCACTACATTGCAGACAGGGCTAAGGGCCATGGCAGCTCGCAATGAATTCAACTTTAGAAAGCAAAATAAAGCTTCTATCCATATCCAG TCCCGATGGCGTTGCCACAGAGATTACTCAAATTATATTAAATTGAAGAGAGCAGCGCTAACATATCAGTGTGCTTGGCGAAGAAGGGTTGCCAGGAAAGAGCTGCGAAAGCTCAGAATG GCTGCAAGAGATACACAAGCTCTAAAGGTGGCAAAAGAGAAACTTGAGGAACGTGTGGAAGAGCTAACAAGCCGCCTGGGCCTAGAGAAGAAACTAAGG ACTGATTTGGAGAAGTCCAAAGCAGAAGAAGTTTCTAAATTGCAGGCTGCTCTTCATGAGATGGAGCAGAGAGTAGAAGAAGTCACAGCAATGCAGGAAAGAGAATCAGCAAAAAAGGCTGTTGAAGAAGCTCTAGttcaagaaagagaaaagatcaGTTTATTGACTACTGAAATTGAGGGTCTCAAG GCACTGCTAGTAGCAGAACGAGAGGAGAATGATTTAACAAAGAAAGCACATGCTAATGCTCTGGAAGGAAATGAAGAATTGAATAAGAAAGTcaaggatgcagaggaaaaaatCAAGCAGTTTAGTGATATTGTGCAGAG ACTAGAAGTGACTGTAAGAGAAGGAGAGGCCCTTTTGCTAACGGAAAGACAACAAAGTGAAGCAGTTAGCACTGCACTAGCTGAATCTCAAGCAAGAAATGAAGCATTAGTAAGCAAGCTTGAAGATGCTGTGAAACAAAATGATCTGCTCCACGAAGCTATTAAAAG ATTTGAAGAAGCTATGGCAAATCTGGAATCTTCACTGTCAGTTGAAAAACAACAACACGAGGCAAGTGTGGTAGAACTAACTGAAGCACGAGAAAAAATTGAAGAACTTCAGAGAGAAGTTGGGGATACTGATGAAAAATCCACCATGCTTCAGACTACTATACaaag ACTTGAAGAAAGATTAAGGGAGAAGGATGATCTGTTGACTACAGAAAGACAAGAAAGTGAAGCAACTAAACAATTGCTCAGTGAATCCCAGGATAGAAATCAGGAGTTGCTCAACAAAATTGAAGATGCTGAAAAAAACATTGCACACTTTCAAGACACAATACAAAG GCATGAAGAAATTATGACAGTACTAGAAACTTCACTGAGAACTGAAAGGCAGCAAAATGATGCAATGATGAAACAACTAGCTGACTCTCAGGGAGAAATAGGAGAGCTGCAAAAGAAGCTTGAAGATGCTGATGGCAGAAGCAGTCTGCTTCAAGATTCTTTACAGAG ACTCGAACAAGATGGCACTGCCAAAGACGCCTTATTGCTAACTGAAAAGCAGGCACATGAGGGAACACAGAAGACTCTCACTGAAGCTCAGGAAAGGAATGAAGAATTGCTGAAGAAAATTCATGATGATGATAAACATATTCTTCAGCTTCAGTTTACCATACAGAG GCTTGAGGAAAATACAGTTGCAAATGAGAATTTGCTACTGAGAGAAAGGGAGCAAAATGATACAACAACAAAAGCGCACATTGAAAGTCAAGAAAGATATGAAGAATTACTAAAGAAATTTGTGGATGTTGACAGGAAAATTGATCTTCTTCAAGATACCATAGAAAG GCTTGGAGAAAATACAACAACAAAGGATGCTCTGTTGCTATCAGAGAGACATGAGAAGGATGCAACTAAAAAAGCACTTGCTGAGGCTGAAGAGAAAAATGAAGAGTTGCAAATGAAAGTCGAATATGCTAATGAAAAAATTGATCATCTTCAAAATACAATAAATAA GCTTCAAGAAAACATAGCTGCAAAAGATGTTTCTTTGGAAGCTTCAATGCAAGAAAATAGCACAATCAGGAAATCTCTTGCTGAAGCTCAAGAGAGAAATGATGAATTACTCAAGAAAATTAGCGATAGTGAATACAGGATCCACTTACTTCAAGACACAGTGCAGAA GCTTCAAGTAGATGCAATATCAAGATTGTCTTCTTTTGTAATGGAAAAACAAGAAAGTGATGCTGCCAAGAGAGCTGTTACTGAAGCTCATGAAAGAAATGAAGATTTATTGAAGAGAAACGAGGACCTCCTGAAGCGGAATGATGATTTGATTAAGAAAATTGAAGAGTCTGGTAAAATTGTCGCTCAACTTCAGGAGGCCTTACAAAG ACTTGAAAGAAAAGCAGCCAACTTAGAGGCTGAGAACCAAGTTCTCCGTCAACAAGCAACTGCAACTCCTCCGTCTACTGCCAAATCTTCAGCTTCACGCTCAAAGATCACAAGGATTCAT AGAAGCCCAGAGAATGGCCATATTTTGAACGGTGACATAAAACAAACTGAAATGAAGCCCTCAACTGGCACATCAGAAGCAATACCCCCCTCGGTG GGCAATGTTCCTGACTTGAGCAACCAAAAAGATTTTGAGCATGGAGAAAAACTGCAAAGAGTACTTAATCAGAAATATCAG CACCAGCAGCCCCAGGACGATCAGCAGTGGTTACTTACTTGCATTTCACAATATCTTGGATTTTCTGGGAGCAAACCTGTTGCAGCTCTTCTTATATATCAATGTATTCTCCATTGGAGATCGTTTGAAGCAATGAAGACAAATGTCTTCGACAGCATTCTGCAGACTATAAACTCAGCAACAGAG GCCCAAAATGATATGAGAACATTGGCGTATTGGTTGTCCAACTTATCTACGCTAACAGTTCTCCTTCAACGGTCATTCAAAACTACTAGGACAGCGATCTCAACTCCACAAAGACGACGATTTTCGTCGGAGCGGATATTTCATGCAAATCAAACTTCAAATGCTGGGCTTGCTTATCTCAGTGGCCAATCGGTTGTTGGATCTGGTGGACTACCCCAAGTTGAAGCAAAATATCCAGCTTTGCTATTCAAACAGCAGCTTGTGGATCTAATTGAAAAGGTTTATGGTATGATAAGTGACAGTGTGAAAAAGGAGCTAAACCCTTTGCTTGAATTGTGTATACAG GATCCACGGACTTCACACTCAAGTCTAGCAAAAGGCCATTTGAATGGCATGGCCCAACAGAACCAACTTGCGCATTGGTTGGGCATTGTGAAAATCCTCAACAGTTACTTGGATGTACTGAGGGCAAACCAT GTTCCATCAATTTTGGTGCATAAACTGTTCACTCAAATATTTTCACTGATTGATGTTCAATTATTTAACCG ATTACTTTTGCGGCGCGAGTGTTGTTCGTTTAGTAATGGAGAATATGTCAGAGCTGGACTAGCTGAACTAAAACATTGGTCCGACAATGCCGCTAGAGAG TTTGCAGGTTCAGCCTGGGAGGCATTGAGGCATATCAGACAGGCCGTTGATTTCTTG GTGATTTCTCTAAAGCCAATGAGGACATTAAGAGAGATACACACTGATGTGTGCCCT GCCCTCAGCATACAACAGCTAGAGCGAATAGTTAGTATGTATTGGGATGATGTGAATGGTACAAATACTATTTCAGCGGAG TTTACATCAAGCTTGAAAGCTGCGGTACACGAGGAATCGAATACTGTCACTACTTTTTCTATACTGCTCGATGATGATTCCAG CATACCTTTTTCACTTGATGACATTACAAAAACATTACCAGTCATTGAGGTGGCTGATGACGACTTGCTATCATTTGTCCATGAAAACCCAAGCTTTGCGTTTTTATTGCAAAGGGAGTAg